In a single window of the Methanofollis ethanolicus genome:
- a CDS encoding translation initiation factor IF-2 subunit beta — protein sequence MADPYEELLKKAYANITEIGPSAERFHIPEAKVYMEGKTTVIENFGDIAGYIRREPDHLMKYLVGELGTAGKIEGGRAVFNGKFEESVISSAIKNYVEDYVICSECGRPDTRLVKDDRILILRCDACGGHRPVRKRKARTEEPGSRLEEGAIVDVRIESISRRGDGVARIGKYIMYVSNARPGQTVKVKITRISGSIIFTERA from the coding sequence ATGGCAGATCCCTATGAAGAGTTGCTGAAGAAAGCCTACGCCAATATCACCGAAATCGGCCCGAGTGCCGAGCGGTTTCATATTCCCGAGGCGAAGGTCTACATGGAGGGCAAGACCACCGTCATCGAGAACTTCGGGGACATCGCCGGATATATCAGGCGAGAGCCCGACCACCTGATGAAATATCTCGTCGGCGAGCTTGGTACGGCAGGAAAGATCGAGGGCGGCCGCGCGGTCTTCAACGGGAAATTCGAGGAGTCGGTGATCTCCTCGGCGATCAAGAACTATGTCGAGGACTACGTGATCTGCTCCGAGTGCGGGCGGCCTGACACGAGACTTGTCAAGGACGACCGTATCCTCATCCTGAGGTGCGACGCCTGCGGCGGTCACCGACCGGTGAGGAAGCGCAAGGCACGGACAGAGGAACCGGGCAGCCGTCTTGAGGAGGGCGCGATCGTGGACGTCAGGATCGAGTCTATCTCCAGGCGCGGCGACGGCGTGGCACGGATCGGGAAATACATCATGTATGTCTCGAACGCCCGCCCGGGCCAGACCGTCAAGGTCAAGATCACCAGAATATCGGGATCGATCATCTTCACCGAGCGGGCCTGA
- a CDS encoding class I SAM-dependent methyltransferase yields MKRDAAGFDRIATRIFSPLYPVIAERLLSWSGKKDGLCVDLGTGPGLLAIALARASAMDVLAFDFSAEMLGFAGEHIRDAGLEGRVFPLLGNVHVLPFRDGTVDLFVSRGSIFFWEDRVRAFAEVHRTLAPGGTAYLGGSFGTRALQEEIFRKMREINPDWDRDVVRRSGRATPASLLSDLSRAGLHSARIKKDEAGFWVEIRKP; encoded by the coding sequence ATGAAGAGGGACGCGGCCGGCTTCGACCGGATCGCAACCCGCATCTTTTCTCCTCTCTACCCGGTGATCGCGGAGAGGCTTCTTTCCTGGTCCGGAAAAAAAGACGGGCTCTGCGTAGACCTCGGTACAGGCCCCGGCCTCCTTGCCATCGCTCTTGCCCGCGCCTCTGCGATGGACGTCCTGGCCTTCGACTTTTCCGCCGAGATGCTCGGCTTTGCCGGGGAGCATATCAGGGATGCCGGCCTTGAAGGCCGGGTCTTCCCCCTTCTCGGCAACGTCCACGTCCTTCCCTTCAGGGACGGCACCGTCGACCTCTTCGTTTCCCGGGGTTCCATCTTTTTCTGGGAAGACCGCGTCCGGGCCTTTGCGGAGGTGCACCGTACCCTTGCGCCGGGTGGCACCGCCTATCTGGGCGGGAGTTTCGGGACACGGGCCCTGCAGGAGGAGATATTCCGAAAAATGCGGGAGATAAATCCTGACTGGGACAGGGACGTCGTCAGGAGGAGCGGCCGTGCCACCCCTGCCTCCCTTCTTTCCGACCTTTCCCGTGCCGGGCTTCATTCAGCCCGGATAAAAAAGGATGAGGCCGGGTTCTGGGTCGAGATCAGGAAACCCTGA
- a CDS encoding DNA-directed RNA polymerase subunit L produces MDVKILEREEDKVRMVLKGEGHTFMNALVEEILTDLSVDVARYEIKYQFSDPELLVTTRGGKDPITVILEACARTNAQCDELLAQIRAQKTA; encoded by the coding sequence ATGGATGTCAAGATCCTTGAGCGTGAAGAGGACAAGGTGCGGATGGTCCTGAAGGGAGAGGGTCACACCTTCATGAACGCCCTCGTCGAGGAGATCCTCACCGACCTCTCCGTCGACGTGGCACGATACGAAATAAAGTACCAGTTCTCCGACCCCGAACTCCTCGTCACAACACGCGGGGGAAAGGATCCCATCACCGTGATCCTGGAGGCCTGCGCCCGCACGAACGCCCAGTGCGACGAACTCCTCGCCCAGATCCGGGCTCAAAAGACCGCATAA
- a CDS encoding APC family permease → MERGGRLKRALGLPEVTLSGVGIILGAGIYALMGEAAGLAGNAVWVAFGISAVMAACTGLAYAELSSMFPRASAEYAYVGRAFGQTAAFLVGWLILASGVLSAATVALGFGGYVFGLSGIPAVPAALFLIAGLAAIGVYGIRETALFAIVMTLVEAGGIVFVIVIGIPYLGSVDYFAMPKGLPGVFQASALVFFAYMGFEEMVKLAEETREPEKTIPRALVLALAAAVVLYMLVTVSAVSVLGWEGLAATPAPFAAIADAALGGSASFLISLVALCATANTSLLLIVATSRLAWGMAGDGALPTLLAQVHPTFGTPWAAVAVAAALAAAFTLTGEIAYVANATNFALFLTFALINATVVVLRVRDPDVLRPFRVPLAVRGVPIVPLLGILFSFFLLLQIEIEIVLLGLGILLVGWGVSRVYRGGKE, encoded by the coding sequence ATGGAGAGAGGCGGTCGGCTGAAGAGGGCCCTTGGTCTCCCTGAGGTCACTCTCTCAGGGGTCGGGATCATCCTCGGCGCCGGGATCTATGCCCTGATGGGGGAGGCGGCCGGGCTTGCCGGGAATGCTGTCTGGGTCGCCTTCGGGATATCGGCGGTGATGGCGGCATGCACCGGGCTTGCCTATGCCGAACTCTCCTCGATGTTTCCGCGGGCGTCGGCAGAGTACGCCTATGTGGGCCGGGCCTTCGGGCAGACGGCCGCCTTCCTTGTCGGCTGGCTCATCCTTGCCTCGGGCGTCCTCTCCGCTGCGACGGTCGCATTGGGTTTCGGCGGCTATGTCTTTGGTCTTTCCGGCATACCGGCTGTCCCGGCAGCCCTGTTCCTCATCGCAGGGCTTGCGGCGATCGGGGTGTACGGGATCAGGGAGACAGCCCTCTTTGCGATTGTGATGACCCTCGTCGAGGCCGGGGGGATCGTCTTCGTGATCGTCATCGGGATCCCGTACCTCGGGTCTGTAGACTACTTCGCGATGCCGAAGGGTCTACCCGGGGTGTTCCAGGCCTCGGCCCTGGTCTTCTTCGCGTACATGGGTTTCGAGGAGATGGTGAAACTTGCCGAGGAGACGAGGGAGCCGGAGAAGACGATCCCGCGGGCCCTCGTCCTCGCCCTTGCCGCGGCTGTGGTGCTGTACATGCTCGTGACGGTGAGCGCGGTCTCAGTCCTCGGCTGGGAGGGTCTTGCGGCCACACCCGCACCTTTTGCCGCGATCGCGGATGCGGCCCTCGGCGGGAGCGCCTCCTTCCTCATCTCCCTTGTGGCCCTCTGTGCGACGGCGAACACCTCTCTCCTCCTCATCGTCGCCACGTCGCGCCTCGCCTGGGGGATGGCCGGCGACGGCGCCCTGCCGACCCTCCTTGCACAGGTGCACCCGACTTTCGGGACGCCGTGGGCGGCGGTCGCGGTCGCCGCCGCCCTCGCGGCGGCATTCACCCTCACCGGCGAGATCGCGTATGTGGCGAACGCGACGAATTTCGCTCTCTTCCTCACCTTCGCCCTGATCAACGCGACAGTGGTCGTCCTCCGCGTGAGAGATCCCGATGTCCTCCGTCCCTTCCGGGTCCCCCTCGCGGTGCGGGGGGTGCCCATTGTGCCTCTCCTCGGCATCCTCTTTTCCTTCTTTCTCCTCCTCCAGATCGAGATCGAGATCGTCCTTCTCGGCCTCGGCATCCTCCTGGTGGGGTGGGGGGTGTCAAGGGTGTACA